A single Pedobacter sp. PACM 27299 DNA region contains:
- a CDS encoding DUF6603 domain-containing protein: MDISAIITNLRAQVKNAKIALDETLLSSVQLNAIRSSFGLGPKDFIVINGVNTVPDSVGDSVTISTGTVDIFAQKGLGNIQLSIIGGADTNLIFYIPMPSGWKINDSFPTLTLFPFNLLALSETSFTYSTIKKADWVLPGKKTAIQLSIGLNLNGLVTLKGFELIASLLGSQFPARLLNISGLLSKDPKNPYPVMKLNADLGIPKFTIVPGLELNALKLLLEVTVPDKNNEQGINFGIRAETKNLLFDLIILDGGGSISFIGGPQPGFNATLANLATTELSIAVLPAVDFSSLVPDPIAGVFTNAIAFKGFSALMSLSEPRKITSISFSIGQASGVTIDLGLFKLTGFTFEASWIRPGSQNALTMVSFKASGKVPINIFKEDFNFRISASGTKKGWEIDSIYADYAGRITMADILLEISPNSVIPDFLKEVSFTNFVASAKPGEQQFMLACMGEVGIHAMDQNFVASFALILNKTASQTKFQLNTQFGIGNVAYTLNLQLANSKDAGSSFSAIGTAKYTGRFDMDFSFRLEQKKAAKSGSVYTVELKYAAKNPPKLSDFLELMADTMGMSAPFPGGLDIDAEMDALTLMIVKDGDNPLRIDTAGLFKITVEDLAWDIYLSYTNNAYFETEGASKRALAADGSPVYVLGVALSGDIGLEKLPLVGKIPGVSDLTIKKLGFYYTDAVFSAKLKKLIFTVASLGTTTPLSPSPDTAFLAQPEFSLMAMFGNKNENSKPNALPLPVNTGSKVPDQPPFQKTQSLPKDPISWLDINKTFGPVNLIKVGLSYEKPGKNQEKAIGIVGLYLTGAFSVGGLSMVLDQLGVTFPIPKPGSGLNPLSEIDFHLAGMFLEYKTASFHIAGGFLNLPGASVNMIGEFIVQFGNFGLQAYGGYSNQLSSPSLFIFLHINAPMGGPPFFFINGISGGFGVNRDFKLPDFDQLSTYPLLPSSPAIPEGTALAGKSPEDKLKEMTNALVSLASYFPVEEGQYWLAAGLDVSSFEMIKVSAILSVAFGVNLQIAVVGSASMTIPVKVPEPIAFIQINFEVAYSTSSNMLVVMGVITPSSFIYSGLVHLSGGFAFQVWFAGPHNGDFVLTVGGYNSHYPKPDNYPSVPRIEMRAGIGPVNMVGRAYFALVPGMMMAGMDIKATVDLGPISAWFSASLDFILAWKPFHYEIAGSVEIGASFTIDLGFVKARITIHVGVFLYVWGPSFGGRAKVDLDIITFTIYFGADPKPAPLLDWTGFKEFLPSVKGDSSSHQQLEAGSLLAAAAPETTLVNILVKKGLAQSFEPGHEIDGLNWIVDANDFDIRTQSTAPVTHLNFNGTELPQDYKYLNPKQLTAAVQTALDEQMKQPFFAYATPEKDLPWDQLKFGIPSMGLTDIKSTHIVSIKHLDNQGKPGDSVTDLISVLNTAGVPPSLWGNEPIKANSVATPATVIPNALVELSILPMIWFPKRTTFIPYYYLVFDSNNLFLEQNTAPVLKKPDFSPAQEKVIYQQMQNGTGFEITQGTRAAIVDLLTLAGFDQIELINSEKLSTQDYQDDPLLIYMNAETSY, from the coding sequence ATGGATATTTCAGCTATTATCACCAACCTACGGGCACAGGTAAAAAACGCGAAGATAGCGCTTGATGAAACCTTACTGAGTTCCGTTCAACTCAATGCCATCCGCAGTTCTTTTGGCCTGGGCCCTAAAGACTTCATTGTTATTAACGGCGTTAATACCGTGCCGGATTCAGTAGGAGATTCAGTCACCATCAGCACGGGGACCGTAGACATATTTGCTCAAAAGGGATTGGGTAATATTCAGCTCAGCATTATTGGCGGCGCGGATACCAATCTGATTTTCTATATCCCTATGCCTTCAGGCTGGAAAATTAACGACAGCTTCCCCACGCTTACGCTGTTTCCATTTAATTTATTAGCGCTATCAGAGACTTCATTTACTTATAGTACGATTAAGAAAGCAGACTGGGTGCTTCCAGGAAAAAAAACTGCAATTCAACTATCGATTGGACTGAACCTCAACGGACTGGTTACCCTAAAAGGCTTTGAGCTTATTGCTTCATTGCTGGGCAGCCAATTCCCAGCCCGGTTATTGAATATCTCGGGCTTACTGTCCAAAGATCCAAAGAATCCATACCCTGTCATGAAGCTAAACGCTGATTTAGGGATACCAAAATTCACTATTGTACCTGGTTTAGAGCTGAATGCCTTAAAGCTTCTCCTGGAAGTTACCGTTCCCGACAAGAACAATGAACAGGGAATCAATTTTGGCATCAGGGCAGAAACAAAAAATTTACTGTTCGACCTGATCATCCTGGATGGCGGCGGTTCCATCTCTTTTATAGGTGGGCCACAACCTGGGTTTAACGCGACACTAGCTAACCTTGCCACCACAGAATTGTCAATTGCAGTACTTCCGGCTGTAGATTTTTCTTCATTAGTCCCGGATCCTATTGCTGGTGTTTTTACAAATGCCATAGCTTTTAAGGGATTTTCGGCGCTGATGTCACTTTCAGAGCCGCGGAAAATTACTTCCATTTCTTTTTCCATAGGTCAGGCTAGCGGTGTCACTATAGACCTTGGTCTTTTTAAGCTGACCGGCTTTACATTTGAGGCCAGCTGGATAAGGCCGGGTAGCCAAAATGCCCTTACGATGGTCAGCTTTAAAGCATCGGGTAAGGTTCCGATCAACATTTTTAAAGAAGATTTCAACTTTAGGATTTCTGCTTCAGGCACTAAAAAGGGATGGGAAATTGATTCGATCTATGCCGATTACGCCGGACGAATTACCATGGCTGATATTCTACTGGAAATCTCGCCAAATTCGGTAATCCCCGACTTTTTAAAAGAGGTGAGTTTCACCAATTTCGTGGCAAGTGCCAAACCCGGCGAACAGCAGTTTATGCTTGCCTGTATGGGTGAAGTTGGAATCCATGCTATGGACCAAAATTTCGTTGCCAGTTTTGCCCTTATCCTCAACAAAACCGCTAGTCAGACTAAATTCCAACTGAATACGCAGTTTGGCATCGGCAATGTCGCTTATACCCTAAACCTACAACTGGCAAACTCTAAGGATGCTGGCAGCAGCTTCTCTGCTATAGGAACCGCCAAATATACCGGACGGTTTGATATGGATTTTTCATTCAGACTTGAACAGAAAAAAGCGGCCAAATCTGGCAGTGTTTATACGGTTGAGCTGAAATATGCAGCTAAGAACCCACCAAAACTTTCTGATTTCCTTGAGCTCATGGCCGACACCATGGGTATGTCTGCTCCTTTCCCGGGTGGTTTGGATATCGACGCAGAAATGGATGCATTGACCCTTATGATCGTTAAAGATGGGGATAATCCTTTACGCATTGATACTGCTGGTCTTTTCAAAATCACCGTTGAAGATCTGGCCTGGGACATCTACCTATCCTATACCAACAATGCCTACTTCGAAACTGAGGGCGCTTCCAAACGTGCTCTTGCGGCAGATGGCAGCCCGGTATATGTTTTGGGTGTTGCATTGAGCGGCGACATTGGCCTGGAAAAATTACCTCTGGTAGGAAAAATACCAGGTGTTTCCGATCTGACGATAAAGAAATTGGGCTTCTATTATACGGATGCTGTTTTCTCTGCAAAACTCAAAAAGCTGATTTTTACTGTGGCCTCTTTAGGAACCACCACCCCGCTTTCGCCTAGTCCGGATACTGCTTTCCTGGCTCAGCCTGAGTTTTCATTAATGGCCATGTTTGGAAATAAGAATGAAAATTCTAAACCAAATGCATTGCCACTGCCAGTCAATACTGGCTCAAAAGTACCCGACCAACCTCCATTTCAGAAAACACAAAGTCTTCCAAAAGATCCGATTTCATGGCTCGATATCAATAAGACCTTTGGCCCTGTTAACCTGATCAAAGTAGGATTGAGTTATGAGAAGCCTGGTAAAAATCAGGAAAAAGCGATCGGTATTGTTGGCTTATACTTAACCGGAGCCTTCTCTGTTGGCGGACTTTCCATGGTTCTGGATCAGCTTGGCGTTACCTTTCCAATACCTAAACCGGGAAGCGGCCTCAACCCACTCTCTGAAATCGACTTCCATCTGGCTGGGATGTTCCTGGAATATAAAACCGCATCTTTTCATATTGCGGGTGGCTTTCTGAACCTTCCAGGCGCATCCGTCAACATGATTGGTGAGTTCATTGTACAGTTTGGCAATTTCGGACTGCAGGCTTATGGTGGTTATTCCAATCAGCTGAGCAGCCCTTCACTCTTTATATTTTTACACATCAATGCGCCAATGGGCGGTCCGCCGTTTTTCTTTATCAATGGCATCTCCGGGGGCTTTGGTGTAAATCGAGACTTCAAACTGCCTGATTTTGATCAGCTCTCCACTTACCCGCTTTTACCTTCCAGTCCGGCCATTCCTGAGGGAACGGCGCTGGCTGGCAAATCTCCGGAAGACAAGCTAAAGGAAATGACCAATGCACTGGTTAGCCTTGCCAGTTATTTCCCGGTAGAGGAAGGTCAATACTGGCTTGCAGCAGGTCTGGATGTCAGTTCTTTTGAAATGATCAAGGTATCTGCGATTCTTTCCGTGGCCTTCGGCGTTAATCTGCAGATTGCTGTTGTAGGCAGCGCCAGCATGACAATTCCAGTTAAGGTACCTGAACCTATTGCATTTATACAGATCAATTTCGAGGTGGCTTATTCTACCTCCTCAAATATGCTGGTGGTGATGGGTGTGATTACCCCTTCCTCATTCATTTATTCCGGCCTGGTACACCTTTCTGGCGGCTTTGCCTTCCAGGTTTGGTTTGCCGGACCGCACAACGGAGACTTTGTGCTTACTGTTGGCGGTTACAATTCCCATTACCCAAAGCCCGACAACTACCCTTCTGTTCCAAGAATAGAAATGCGCGCAGGTATCGGCCCGGTAAACATGGTGGGAAGAGCTTATTTTGCTCTGGTTCCAGGAATGATGATGGCAGGGATGGACATCAAGGCCACCGTGGATCTCGGTCCAATTTCTGCATGGTTCAGCGCTTCGCTGGACTTTATCCTCGCCTGGAAACCTTTCCATTACGAGATCGCCGGCAGTGTAGAAATTGGGGCTTCATTTACCATAGACCTGGGCTTTGTTAAAGCCAGAATCACCATCCATGTTGGCGTATTCCTATATGTATGGGGACCATCTTTTGGAGGCAGAGCGAAGGTAGACCTGGACATCATCACCTTCACCATTTATTTTGGTGCAGATCCAAAACCTGCTCCATTATTGGACTGGACTGGATTCAAGGAATTCCTGCCAAGTGTGAAAGGCGATTCCAGTTCGCATCAGCAGCTGGAAGCCGGAAGTCTTTTAGCCGCAGCGGCTCCGGAGACTACGCTGGTTAACATTCTGGTGAAAAAAGGCCTTGCACAATCTTTTGAGCCAGGCCATGAGATTGACGGTCTCAACTGGATCGTAGATGCCAATGACTTTGATATTCGTACACAATCTACTGCGCCCGTGACCCATCTGAATTTCAATGGAACTGAACTGCCGCAGGACTACAAATACCTCAACCCAAAACAGCTGACAGCTGCTGTGCAGACCGCATTGGATGAGCAAATGAAACAGCCGTTTTTTGCGTATGCCACACCGGAGAAAGACCTTCCATGGGACCAGCTGAAATTTGGTATCCCAAGCATGGGCCTTACTGATATTAAGTCTACCCACATTGTCAGCATCAAACACCTCGACAATCAGGGAAAACCTGGTGATTCGGTGACTGATTTGATCAGTGTTTTAAACACTGCCGGTGTACCGCCTTCTTTGTGGGGAAATGAGCCTATCAAAGCGAATTCCGTGGCTACACCAGCAACTGTGATACCGAACGCCTTGGTAGAGTTGTCTATTTTACCGATGATCTGGTTTCCAAAACGGACTACCTTCATTCCATATTATTACCTGGTATTTGATTCCAACAACCTATTCCTGGAACAAAATACTGCCCCGGTTTTAAAGAAACCAGATTTCAGTCCAGCACAGGAAAAAGTCATTTATCAGCAGATGCAAAATGGAACTGGTTTTGAAATTACACAGGGTACACGAGCTGCAATTGTGGATCTGCTGACCCTGGCAGGCTTTGACCAGATTGAACTGATCAATTCCGAAAAACTGAGTACCCAGGACTACCAGGACGATCCACTACTGATATACATGAATGCTGAAACCAGCTATTAA